From Callospermophilus lateralis isolate mCalLat2 chromosome Y unlocalized genomic scaffold, mCalLat2.hap1 SUPER_Y_unloc_1, whole genome shotgun sequence, the proteins below share one genomic window:
- the LOC143639897 gene encoding uncharacterized protein LOC143639897 isoform X1, translated as MASLRPGLKISVTFEDVAVNFMQEEWDLLDASQKNLYRDVMLEVLRNLESIGNKCDEKNIENQIKNFGSNLRQITSHYGPECYKHEECEEKPCELKQFRKSLVSLKSVHTQMLTQTGDGPCESTVCGKVISCSNDIQRHEDSHSGWQPDECQQCDEASSSPTDVQGHSRTHRGDKAFQCEVFRKAFHSLTLFRKYERTHSGEKSHECKEGVKTLVSPTGLHSQVITHTEKVLFKCNICGKDFAYRSLFRIHQRKHTREKPYESQQCGNAYTTLSYLQIHEQIHTGEKTNECQQCGKVFTTTSSLHRHERTHTGEKPYECQQCGKAFTRSNRLQSHEKTHTGEKPYECQQCGKAFSTSSYLLIHERTHTGEKPYECKQCGKRFINSSILHRHERTHMKKKPYKCQQCGKAFTTSSYLQIHEQIHTGEKTNECQQCGKVFTTSSSLHRHERTHTGEKPYQCQQCGKAYTTSSYLQIHEQIHTGEKTNECQQCGKVFTTSFSLHRHEWMHTGEKPYECKQCGKAFALSSSLHSHKKTHTRKKPYECQQCGKVFTTAFNLHRHERMHTGEKPYECQQCGKAFTKSSKLHRHERTHTRDKSYICQQCGKAFTNSSKLHRHEKTHTRKKPYECQQCGKAFSTASHLYIHEQTHSGVKPYECKQCGKAFARSSQLHKHEQTHTGGKPYECKECGKAFAESSHLHRHERTHRGEKPYECQQCGKAFATSSHLKSHGRTHTGEKPYKCKQCGKAFAQSHHLHRHEKTHTGEKTYEYQQCGEPLDTSSEPHIHERIHAEEKPNDYQQCGKVFFLLFLSQT; from the exons ATGGCGAGTTTGCGACCAGGGCTGAAG ATCTCAGTGACCTTTGAGGATGTGGCTGTGAACTTCATGCAGGAGGAGTGGGATTTGCTGGATGCTTCCCAGAAGAACCTTTACAGAGATGTGATGCTGGAAGTCCTCAGAAACCTGGAATCTATAG GAAACAAATGTGATGAGAAGAACATTGAAAATCAGATCAAAAATTTTGGGAGCAATCTAAG GCAGATCACATCTCACTATGGACCCGAATGCTACAAGCATGAAGAGTGTGAAGAGAAGCCATGTGAATTGAAACAATTCAGGAAATCTCTGGTTTCTCTCAAAAGTGTTCACACACAAATGTTAACACAAACTGGAGATGGACCCTGTGAAAGTACAGTATGTGGGAAAGTCATCAGTTGTTCCAATGACATTCAAAGGCATGAAGATTCTCATAGTGGGTGGCAGCCTGATGAATGTCAACAATGTGATGAAGCCTCATCTTCTCCCACAGATGTTCAAGGACACTCAAGAACTCATAGGGGAGATAAAGCTTTTCAATGTGAAGTATTTCGGAAAGCCTTTCATTCCCTCACtttatttagaaaatatgaaagaaCTCATTCTGGAGAGAAATCCCATGAGTGTAAAGAAGGTGTTAAAACCTTGGTTTCACCCACAGGTCTTCACAGTCAGGTGATCACGCACACTGAGAAAGTACTTTTTAAATGTAACATATGTGGGAAAGACTTTGCTTACCGAAGTTTATTTAGaatacatcagagaaaacatacaaGAGAGAAACCCTATGAAAGTCAACAATGTGGAAATGCCTACACTACTTTGTCTTACCTTCAGATACATGAACAAATCCATACTGGCGAGAAGACCAATGAATGCCAACAATGTGGAAAAGTCTTTACTACTACTTCTTCCCTTCACAGACATGAAAGAacgcatactggagagaagccctatgaatgtcaacaatgtgggaaagccttcactcGGTCCAATCGCCTTCAATCACATGAAAAAACTCATACtggggagaagccctatgaatgtcaacaatgtgggaaagccttcagtacttcttcctaccttctgatACATGAGCggactcatactggagagaagccctatgaatgtaagcagtgtggcaaacgCTTCATTAACTCCTCTATACTTCACAGACATGAAAGAACACATATGAAAAAGAAACCCTATAAATGTCaacaatgtgggaaagccttcactACTTCATCTTACCTTCAGATACATGAACAAATCCATACTGGAGAGAAGACCAATGAATGCCAACAATGTGGAAAAGTCTTCACTACTTCTTCTTCCCTTCACAGACATGAAAGAacgcatactggagagaagccctatcaatgtcaacaatgtggaaaagcctacACTACTTCATCTTACCTTCAGATACATGAACAAATCCATACTGGAGAGAAGACCAATGAATGCCAACAATGTGGAAAAGTCTTCACTACTTCTTTTTCCCTTCACCGACACGAATGGatgcatactggagagaagccctatgaatgtaagcagtgtggtaaAGCTTTTGCTCTATCATCTAGCCTTCACTCACATAAAAAAACTCATACAAGAAAGAAACCCTATGAATGTCAACAATGTGGAAAAGTCTTCACTACTGCTTTTAACCTTCACAGACATGAACGAatgcatactggagagaagccctatgaatgtcagcagtgtggcaaagccttcactAAGTCCTCTAAACTTCACAGACATGAACGAACACATACTAGAGACAAGTCCTATATATGtcagcagtgtggcaaagccttcactAACTCCTCTAAACTTCACAGACATGAAAAAACTCATACTAggaagaagccctatgaatgtcaacAATGTGGTAAAGCCTTCAGTACTGCCTCTCACCTTTACATACATGAACAAACACATTCTGGAGTGAAGCCCTATGAGTGTAAgcagtgtggaaaagcctttgctaGATCTTCTCAGCTTCACAAACATGAACAAACTCACACTGGagggaagccctatgaatgtaaagagtgtggcaaagcctttgctgAATCTTCTCACCTTCACAGACATGAACGAACTCATaggggagagaagccctatgaatgtcaacagtgtggaaaagcctttgctaCATCCAGTCACCTTAAGAGTCATGGACgaacacatactggagagaagccctataaatgtaagcagtgtggcaaagccttcgcTCAATCCCATCATCTTCACAGACATGAAAAAACGCATACTGGAGAGAAGACTTATGAATATCAACAATGTGGAGAACCCCTTGACACATCCAGTGAACCTCACATACATGAAAGAATTCATGCAGAAGAGAAACCTAATGACTACCAACAATGTGGAAAAgtctttttcttgctttttctttCACAGACATGA